The window TTATGAAAACGGATTAGTGCTTGAATCGCTCAAAAACACTTTGACAGGATATAATTGGGTATCAGGTAAAAAGCGCTCGGTTGTCAACCCTATAAAAGATAATATTCTCTCATTTAAGGGAATAACAATGAACGAGCTTGACAACGACGGCATGTCAAAGCCATATCTCGCTGCCGAAATATCGTATGCCGGATCAAAAGCCGATATAAAGGCTGTTTTGTCCGTGTATCCGGGAATTTCACTTATAAATCTCGCCGTCTTCTGTGCGCGTCCGGCAGAACAGGATAACTTCGATGTAAAAGATGATATCGAATTCAGCGACGGCGATATTACGTTTTCTCTGTCACTCGTGCCAAAGCATTATAAATGCAGAGTTGCCGAGCTGTTTGATTATTCGGATATCACCAACACTTTTGTTAAAAAATACGATGATTTTACGTATAAGAGCGGCAGCAGAAAATTCGATGGGCATTTTCTTGTGCTTGACAGCTATCTTGACAGGGAACAGCTTTTTGTAGTAAGAGAGGCGCCTACGAAATTCGGAGCGCAGAACAGACGCTCTCAAAACGACTTCGCTGTTTATTCCGACACGGTTCTTGACGTAACAGGAACAAGCCTTCCCGACGAGCTTGACGACGACGGTCATTATATTAGCTGTTATCCCGTCACCTTCGGCTGCTTCTCCGCGCCGGACGAGGAAATATACGCTGAATACAGAAAGCTTTACCGCGCGGTTTCTCTTGGCATACACGAAGACAAGCTCTTCACTCTTTCAAACACATGGGGCGACAGAGGAGAAGGAGCAAACCTCAATGAGAAATTTATGAAAAAAGAGATCGAGGCCGCCTCCGGACTTGGCATTGACGTGGTTCAAATCGACGCCGGATGGAGCACGGGCGACTGGGAGATAAAGAAGGACAGATTTCCCGATGGATTCGCACCGCTTAAGAAGCTGTGCACTGAAAAGGGAATTGAATTCGGATCGTATATGGATCCTAGAAAACCGGATGAATATGCCGACTGGGAAAAAGATGCCGATATAATGATCAAATACTTCACCGACTACGGAGTGACGCATGTCAAATTCGACGGTGTTACGATAAACACAAAGCGCGCCGAAGAGAATATACTCAAAATTTTTAAGAAATTCTACGAAAAGACCGGACACCATGCCCAGATAAACAACGACATAACAGCTTCACGCAGATTCGGTTTCCTTTATGAGAAACAGTATGCCTCCTTGTTTGTCTGTAACAGGTATACCGATTGGCATAATTATTATCCGCATTACACTCTCCGTACCCTGTGGCAGCTATGTGAATTCATACCCGCACGCAGAATGCAGATCGAATTTCTTAATAACAAACGCAACCGCTCTCTGTATGAGGGTGATCCGCTCGCTCCGGCTAATTACGAAATGGATTACCTTTTTGCAACGGCTATGCTCGCCAACCCTCTGGTATGGATGGATCTTCAGAGTATTGAGCCGTCAGACGCGGAGCTTTTGAAAAAAATAATCTCCGTATATAAACCTCTTCAAAAGCAGTTGTTCGACGCTGACGTTTCCCCTATAGGCGAAATCCCTGACGGTGGCAGCTTTACAGGCTTCAACGCAAAGATCGGGAACGGTGGATATCTGCTTCTGTTCGCGGAGGCCGGCGGAACATATATCTATTCCGTAAAGGGAGTACGCAACCCGGAAGTGCTTTATAAATCCGAAAAACTCTCCGATTTCGGCATTGAATGCTATCCATACGGCGTGCGCGTAAATATGCCTGAAGAAAAATCCTTTGTTTTCATAAGGTATTCATGCTGAATTTTACTTTGCTAAAGCTATCCGATATTGACCTGATCAGCCCGTATTTTGAATATTCAAAAACACGCGCCTGCGACAATACAATCGGCGGTACATTCATGTGGCGTGATTATTTCAAAACGGAATATGCGATAACGGGAGACACGCTTTTTTTCAAAGTAAAATATTTAAACGGTGAAACAGCTTTTTCTGCTCCGCTCTGTCCGTGCGGACGCGGCTGCGAAAAAGCCGCGGGCTTCATCTTCGATTACTGCGCGGAAAAAGGGATTCCTGCCGTAATATGCATGGCCGCCGAAGAAGACCGCGATATTTTAGAAAATAAATTCGTGATATCGTCTGTTCCGGAGCCAAACTGGTCCGATTATATGTATAACGCTTCCGATCTCGCGGATATGGCGGGTAAAAGATATTCCGGACAGCGCAATCATATACATGCTTTTATGCGGGATAATCCGGATTATCAGTTTGAAGAGATTGGAAAGCGGAATATCCGGGAAATATCGGAGTTCTTTTTAAATTATGAACGCAGGGGCGATAAAACCTCGCTCTTGTATCTCACCGAGCGCGAAAAGGTATTCGAGGTCTTTAATAACTGGGACATGTATCGTCAATCAGGAATAGTTCTCAGGGCGGGAATGCAAATAGTCGGCTTTGCAATCGGAGAAATAATCGGAGATACACTTTTTGTCCATATTGAAAAAGCAAACGCGGAATGTCGCGGAGCGTATCAGATGTTGGTAAAGCAGTTCGCGGTCATGGCCGTGGAAAAAGGCGCCGTTTATATAAACCGCGAGGACGACGCCGGAGACGAAGGGCTCAGAATCTCGAAGCTTTCTTATCATCCTTGCGAAATGGTAAATAAATATACGGTCACACTGCTTGAAAAGAAATAGGGTTAAGAAGTGATTATTTATTACCGAGTTTATAATATACGATGACATATAAAAAGCTAAAAGCGCGGACGACGTCCGCGCTTTTAGCTTTGCTTTATGCCGTTTCGATTTTGCTTGCGGCTTTCAGATTTAGTTTTTCAATCGCGGCTTCGCGCATCTTGTATTTTAGTATCTTTCCGGCGGCATTCATAGGAAAGCAGTCGACAAAATCGACATAACGAGGTGTTTTATGCTTGGCCATATGCGTGGAAACAAACTGTTTGATATCATCCTCTGTCGCCGTTTCGCCTTCATTAAGGATGACGCACGCCATAATTTCCTCGCCGTAATCCTTGTCCGGAACACCGATTACCTGCACGTCGGAAACCTTTGGATGAGTATATATAAAATCCTCGATTTCCTTCGGGTAGATGTTTTCGCCGCCCCGAATTATCATGTCCTTGATCCGTCCGGTTATTTTATAATAACCTTCCGAATTGCGGCGAGCAAGGTCACCGGTGTGAAGCCATCCGTTTTCATCTATCGCGGCGGCGGTCGCTTCCGGCATTTTGTAATAACCCTTCATGATATTATAGCCCTTCGCGACAAATTCACCGTCCGTATTGTCAGGCAGATCCTTGCCGGTTTCGGGATCAACAATCTTGCATGTCACACCGTACATTGCAGCGCCGACCGTATTTACCCGCGCTTCGATGGAATCGGTGGTTTTGCTCATTGTGCATCCTGGTGATGCTTCAGTCTGACCGTAGGTGATGCATATTTCGGTCATATGCATCTTATCGATTACATCGCGCATTACCTTGATAGGGCAAGGACTGCCGGCCATTATGCCTGTGCGCATATGTGAAAAATCAGTTTTTGGGAAATCCGGATGAGAGAGCATGGCGATAAACATGGTCGGAACTCCGTGAAAAGCGGTTATCTTTTCGCGGTTTATACAGTCAAGCCCTTTCGAAGGAGAGAAGGACGGAATCGGGCACATTGTCGTCCCGTGCGTCATGGATGATGTCATCGCGAGCACCATTCCGAAGCAATGGAACATAGGCACCTGGATCATCATTTTATCCGCGGTGGAAAGATCCATACAGTCTCCGATCGCTTTTCCGTTGTTGACGACATTATAATGCGTCAGCATGACGCCCTTTGGAAAACCTGTGGTGCCGGAGGTGTACTGCATATTGCATACATCGTCCTTGTGGATGGCGGCGGCGCGGCGATATACTTCCTCAACGGGAACCTTTCTGCTCATTTCGATTGCTTCGTCCCAGGTTATACAGCCCTTTTGCGCGGAATCCACGGTTATTATATTTCTCAAAAACGGAAGACGCTTCATATACAGCGGATGTCCCTTTTGCGTAGTTTCAAGCTCCGGGCAGAGCTGTTTGATTATATCTACATAATCCGAATCCTTGTATCCGTCAATCATTACAAGTGTATGAGTGTCTGACTGGCGCAATAGATATTCGGCCTCGTGGATTTTATACGCGGTGTTGACTGTAACGAGTACGGCTCCGATTTTTGTCGTGGCCCAGAAGGTTATATACCATTGCGGCACGTTGGTGGCCCATATTGCGACATGGTCGCCGGGCTTTACTCCGAGCGCGATAAGACAGCGGGCAAAGGTGTCGACATCATCGCGGAATTGGGAATATGTGCGCGTATAATCAAGTGTCGTGTATCTGAACGCGTATTGATCGGGAAATTCATCCACCATTCTGTCAAGCACCTGTGGAAACGTCAGATCGATGAGGTGCTCTTTTTTCCACACATATTTTCCGGTTTTGCGGTTGTTGTCGATAAGGCGTCCGGAATCGCTGGATGTCCCGAGATATTTTTCCATATAATTTGCAAAATGAGGGAATACCACGCCGGCATCGCCAAGATCGGGCGCATACTTTTTAAGCCATTCAAGCGAAATATATCCTTCGTAATTAATCGATCTGAGAGAACGCATCATTTCGTCGATAGGGAGGTCACCTTCGCCCATCATTTTATATACGACCTTACCGTTTTCGACGGCGGAATCCTTTATATGAACATATTTTATATATGCTCCGAGGTTTTCAACCGTGACCGACGGCTTTTCGTTCATGAAGCGGTATGGATGATGTAGATCCCAGAGAGCGCCGATATTGTCGCTTTCTATGTCGTTAAGAAGCTTTTTTAAACGCTTTGTATCGGCATACACACCATTTGTTTCTACAAGCAGCGTTATGTCTTTCTGTTCGGCGTACATAACAAGGCGTTTCAATGATGCGATCACTGCTTCTTCGTTGATTTCTCCGTCCGGAAAAGCCTTCTCGTCTCCGAGAATTCGGACGAACCGGGATCCGAGCTTTGACGCGAGGTTGATATATTCTCTTATTTCCGCTTCTGTTTCTGTTGAATGGTCGGCATATTTAAGAGTGCAGCCGGATGACAGGCAGGAGATTTCAAGACGGCGTCGGCGCAGCTGCGCGACTGTGTCGTCGATGTTTTCCGGGCAGAAGGGTTTTGCGCGTATTGAGAAGATATCTCCGCCGAGTCCTCTCATCTCGATTCCGGAGAAACCGAAATCCTTTGCTACGGAGTAGATGTCCGACCAATCGAAATCGGGACATCCGAGGGTTGAAAATGCGAGTTTCATAGTAAAATCACTCCTTGAATTTATATCCGGCGACAAAAAAAGCTTTCATCTCCGGTAATTCCGAGAGACGAAAGCAATATAACATACTTCCGCGGTACCACTCTTGTTGGCGCAATGCGCCCTCTTTGAGGCATCTGACAATGCCGGACCCTTATAACGTGGGTCAATACGTTCACAGCTACTTGCCTTTCGTAAACCGGTTCATACGGTGGGCTTTCAAGCGACCGCTCCAGGGCGAGTATGACGCATCCGCTGCCGCCTCACACCATCCGGCGGCTCTCTGATAACGGTTTATTCGTCGTTGTTCCCCATCATTGCGTTTATAAATTTATACTAGTATAACACGAAGATAAATAATTGTCAATAGGAGAATAAAAATTGTTTTTGTTTAAAAATTGCAAGTTTAACTGTCGCAGTTTTTATCAATTATGATTAGTGGGAATATTCGAGCTGCCGGATCGTCAGTTTACTAATATCTGTTGCTTTAGGAGCAATACGCCGAAGGATTCTGTTACCGTTTTCATTCTGCTCTGTTCTGCTCTCGGTTGATGTACGGATGAGCATAATAGATTTCGCTGCATTTTACCGTTCTTAATCGCGGTATTGTCCAAGAACCGCTTGAGTTTACCGCGGTATTGTATTGCCGTTTTATAATATGATATCCGCAGAATCATTGTTCTGCAATAAGCATGTATTCGACGGAATCCATAAGCGCCTTCCAGCTCGCTTCCATTATGTCGGTGGAGACTCCGACTGTCGTCCATGTCTTTTCTCCGTCGCCGGATTCAATGAGGACGCGAACGGTGGCCTCGGTGGCGGCGTCGGAATTCAGAACTCGCACCTTATAATCTATCAGCTTCATTTTGTCCAGCTCGGGGTAAAACCGGGCGAGCGCTTTTCGAAGCGCGTTGTCCATCGCGTTGACGGGTCCGTTTCCTTCCGCGGCCGTCGTTTCTTCCGCGCCGTCCACCGCTATTTTAATCATCGCGACGGCGGGCAAGCCCTGTCCCGGCTCCGAAAGCACGAGCTTAAAATTTAAAAGCTCGAAAAAATTGCGGCGGCGTCCAAGAGTGTCATATATAAGCAGCTTTAATGAAGCGTCGGCGTTTTCGTAAAAATAGCCGCGCTTTTCAAAATGCTTGATTTTCTCAAGAAGGATGTTTATTTCCGGTGAATCGCGTGTGATCGAAGGCTCGAGCTCACGCACCTTCAATAAAAGAGCTGATCTTCCGGAAAGCTCCCCGATGGATATATGTCGTATGTTTCCGAAGATGGACGGATCGAAAAGCTCAGACGATTCCGGCAGCTTTTGAAGCGCGTCGATGTGCATCCCGGCTTTATGCGTGAACGCGCAGGAACCGACAAACGGTTGGCGTTCGTCAAATGCGACATTCGCGATGTCGGCGACACGGCGCGATACGGCGGTCAGCTCCGAAAGATCCTCCGTACAGCGGGCAGAGTATCCGAGTTTGTATTTAAGAATCGGAAGGAGTGTAGATATGTTGGCGTTTCCGCATCTTTCTCCGAGCCCGAGAAGCGTGCATTGAAGCTGACGCGCCCCGGCTTCAAGAGCCGCGAGCGAGCCGGAAGTGGCCAGGCCAAGGTCATTATGACAATGGATACCGATTATTTTACCGGGATGACGAGAGCATACGTCTTTTGCCGCGGCGCCGATTTCTGCCGGCAGTGAGCCGCCGTTCGTGTCACACAGCGTGACGGCTTCTGCTCCGGCGAAGAAAGCCGTTTCGACAGCCTTAAGTGAATATTCGGGATCGTATTTATATCCGTCAAAGAAATGCTCCGCGTCAAAAATGACTTTTCTTTTTTGGGAAATGAAAAACTTTATCGTTTCCGATATTATTCTGAGGTTTTCCGCGGAGGTAGTCTTCAGGATATTGCGTACAATGAACACGGAAGCTTTTCCGACTACAGAGACATATTCTGTTCCGGCTTCGAGTGCGGCGGTGACTGATGCGTCCGAATCAGGATTGTGTCCCACCTTGCAGCAAGCCGTAAAGGCGCAGATTTTCGCGCGGAATGAGCGCTTCTGAAGCCGGGCGAAAAGCTCTGCATCCTTAGGGGCACCGGACGGATTTCCTGCTTCAATAAAATCCACTCCGAGATCGTCGAGCAAAGAAACGATTTTCAGCTTGTCATTTATTGAAAATGAGATCCCGGGGGCCTGCGCTCCGTCCCGGAGCGTCGTATCGAATACGAAAAGTTCTTTCATCAATTATTCTCCGTATAGTACAATGCGCGGTTTATCGCGTTTATATATGATTTGATGCTGGCTTCAATTATATCGGTTGATACGCCTCTGCCATGGAATATATTTCCGGAATATAATATTTTTACGCTTACCACGCCCAAAGCGTCGGCGCCCTCAGTGGCGGCGCTGATCGAATATGCGTCCAGCGAAACCGCTTCGCCGACAATCCGGTTGACGGCGTTGAAGGCGGCGTCTATCGGACCGTTCCCGACGGCTGCCTCTGTGATGGATGCGTCATTTTTATTA is drawn from Oscillospiraceae bacterium and contains these coding sequences:
- a CDS encoding AMP-binding protein — translated: MKLAFSTLGCPDFDWSDIYSVAKDFGFSGIEMRGLGGDIFSIRAKPFCPENIDDTVAQLRRRRLEISCLSSGCTLKYADHSTETEAEIREYINLASKLGSRFVRILGDEKAFPDGEINEEAVIASLKRLVMYAEQKDITLLVETNGVYADTKRLKKLLNDIESDNIGALWDLHHPYRFMNEKPSVTVENLGAYIKYVHIKDSAVENGKVVYKMMGEGDLPIDEMMRSLRSINYEGYISLEWLKKYAPDLGDAGVVFPHFANYMEKYLGTSSDSGRLIDNNRKTGKYVWKKEHLIDLTFPQVLDRMVDEFPDQYAFRYTTLDYTRTYSQFRDDVDTFARCLIALGVKPGDHVAIWATNVPQWYITFWATTKIGAVLVTVNTAYKIHEAEYLLRQSDTHTLVMIDGYKDSDYVDIIKQLCPELETTQKGHPLYMKRLPFLRNIITVDSAQKGCITWDEAIEMSRKVPVEEVYRRAAAIHKDDVCNMQYTSGTTGFPKGVMLTHYNVVNNGKAIGDCMDLSTADKMMIQVPMFHCFGMVLAMTSSMTHGTTMCPIPSFSPSKGLDCINREKITAFHGVPTMFIAMLSHPDFPKTDFSHMRTGIMAGSPCPIKVMRDVIDKMHMTEICITYGQTEASPGCTMSKTTDSIEARVNTVGAAMYGVTCKIVDPETGKDLPDNTDGEFVAKGYNIMKGYYKMPEATAAAIDENGWLHTGDLARRNSEGYYKITGRIKDMIIRGGENIYPKEIEDFIYTHPKVSDVQVIGVPDKDYGEEIMACVILNEGETATEDDIKQFVSTHMAKHKTPRYVDFVDCFPMNAAGKILKYKMREAAIEKLNLKAASKIETA
- a CDS encoding alpha-galactosidase — protein: METIKTNGCEISAYKGKIKLISGATEAVFYAYENGLVLESLKNTLTGYNWVSGKKRSVVNPIKDNILSFKGITMNELDNDGMSKPYLAAEISYAGSKADIKAVLSVYPGISLINLAVFCARPAEQDNFDVKDDIEFSDGDITFSLSLVPKHYKCRVAELFDYSDITNTFVKKYDDFTYKSGSRKFDGHFLVLDSYLDREQLFVVREAPTKFGAQNRRSQNDFAVYSDTVLDVTGTSLPDELDDDGHYISCYPVTFGCFSAPDEEIYAEYRKLYRAVSLGIHEDKLFTLSNTWGDRGEGANLNEKFMKKEIEAASGLGIDVVQIDAGWSTGDWEIKKDRFPDGFAPLKKLCTEKGIEFGSYMDPRKPDEYADWEKDADIMIKYFTDYGVTHVKFDGVTINTKRAEENILKIFKKFYEKTGHHAQINNDITASRRFGFLYEKQYASLFVCNRYTDWHNYYPHYTLRTLWQLCEFIPARRMQIEFLNNKRNRSLYEGDPLAPANYEMDYLFATAMLANPLVWMDLQSIEPSDAELLKKIISVYKPLQKQLFDADVSPIGEIPDGGSFTGFNAKIGNGGYLLLFAEAGGTYIYSVKGVRNPEVLYKSEKLSDFGIECYPYGVRVNMPEEKSFVFIRYSC
- a CDS encoding phosphatidylglycerol lysyltransferase domain-containing protein; this translates as MLNFTLLKLSDIDLISPYFEYSKTRACDNTIGGTFMWRDYFKTEYAITGDTLFFKVKYLNGETAFSAPLCPCGRGCEKAAGFIFDYCAEKGIPAVICMAAEEDRDILENKFVISSVPEPNWSDYMYNASDLADMAGKRYSGQRNHIHAFMRDNPDYQFEEIGKRNIREISEFFLNYERRGDKTSLLYLTEREKVFEVFNNWDMYRQSGIVLRAGMQIVGFAIGEIIGDTLFVHIEKANAECRGAYQMLVKQFAVMAVEKGAVYINREDDAGDEGLRISKLSYHPCEMVNKYTVTLLEKK
- the cimA gene encoding citramalate synthase, yielding MKELFVFDTTLRDGAQAPGISFSINDKLKIVSLLDDLGVDFIEAGNPSGAPKDAELFARLQKRSFRAKICAFTACCKVGHNPDSDASVTAALEAGTEYVSVVGKASVFIVRNILKTTSAENLRIISETIKFFISQKRKVIFDAEHFFDGYKYDPEYSLKAVETAFFAGAEAVTLCDTNGGSLPAEIGAAAKDVCSRHPGKIIGIHCHNDLGLATSGSLAALEAGARQLQCTLLGLGERCGNANISTLLPILKYKLGYSARCTEDLSELTAVSRRVADIANVAFDERQPFVGSCAFTHKAGMHIDALQKLPESSELFDPSIFGNIRHISIGELSGRSALLLKVRELEPSITRDSPEINILLEKIKHFEKRGYFYENADASLKLLIYDTLGRRRNFFELLNFKLVLSEPGQGLPAVAMIKIAVDGAEETTAAEGNGPVNAMDNALRKALARFYPELDKMKLIDYKVRVLNSDAATEATVRVLIESGDGEKTWTTVGVSTDIMEASWKALMDSVEYMLIAEQ